In Ammospiza caudacuta isolate bAmmCau1 chromosome 2, bAmmCau1.pri, whole genome shotgun sequence, a genomic segment contains:
- the ACOD1 gene encoding cis-aconitate decarboxylase gives MIIKSFTGNFAKVIHGLNANQLTDEVIQRSKRMILDTLGVGLLGTSTEVFHKVAQYSKIYSSDLSSTIWGHLDFRLPPLYAAFVNGVAVHSMDFDDTWHPATHPSGAVLPALIALSEAFPQKKKISGLDLLLAFNVGIEVQGRLLHFSREARNIPRRFHPPAVVGTMGSAAACAKLLALDQLECKNALAIAASYAGAPLANAATQIKPLHIGNAAKNGLEAACLALQGLQGNKEILDMESGMGAFYTDYNPQTLPTLQSYPWLLDQQDVAIKRFPAHLATHWVADAASSVRRKLVESSESSLPIDKIEKVILKVPEVKYVNRPSPASEHEARHSFQFVACSALLDGSMSVQSFSSENIHRPALRELLCKTQLEHPPDNTPSFDSLYCQVSVTLRGGSTISDRCATFYGHWRKPLEKEDLEKKFQSNVLNILPTEAMEGIIETVYNLEKVEDCSVLSTFLSGQSARALPEKLRFL, from the exons TTACAGGAAATTTTGCCAAGGTGATTCATGGTTTGAATGCAAATCAGTTGACAGATGAAGTAATTCAGAGAAGTAAGCGAATGATTCTGGATACTCTTGGAGTGGGGCTTCTGGGTACCAGCACTGAGGTCTTCCACAAAGTGGCACAGTACAGCAAG ATCTACAGCTCAGATTTATCCAGTACCATCTGGGGCCACTTGGATTTCCGACTGCCTCCTCTGTATGCAGCTTTTGTGAATGGAGTAGCT GTGCACTCAATGGACTTTGATGacacctggcatccagccacACACCCAtctggggctgtgctccctgcattGATTGCACTCTCAGAGGCCTTccctcagaagaaaaaaatctcaggtcTTGATCTGCTCTTAGCTTTCAATGTGGGAATCGAAGTGCAAGGCAGGTTGCTGCACTTCTCCAGAGAAGCCAGGAATATTCCAAGAAG gtttCACCCACCGGCTGTGGTTGGTACGATGGGGAGCGCAGCAGCTTGTGCTAAACTGCTAGCTCTTGACCAGCTGGAATGTAAAAATGCCTTGGCTATTGCTGCCTCCTATGCAGGTGCCCCACTGGCTAATGCAGCAACCCAAATAAAACCCCTCCATATTGGGAATGCTGCCAAGAATGGACTGGAAGCAGCTTGCTTAGCTTTACAGGGCCTTCAAGGAAACAAAGAGATCTTGGACATGGAGTCAGGGATGGGTGCCTTCTATACAGATTACAACCCACAGACTCTGCCAACCTTGCAGTCCTACCCATGGCTCTTGGACCAGCAAGATGTGGCCATCAAACGCTTTCCTGCTCATCTCGCAACACACTGGGTGGCTGATGCAGCATCTTCTGTTAGGAGGAAGCTCGTGGAGAGCAGTGAGAGTTCGCTCCCCATTGATAAAATCGAGAAAGTCATTCTCAAAGTCCCTGAGGTCAAATACGTGAACagacccagcccagcctcagaGCATGAAGCACGACACTCCTTCCAGTTTGTTGCGTGCTCAGCTTTGCTGGATGGCAGCATGTCAGTCCAGTCCTTCAGCAGTGAGAACATTCACCGGCCGGCCTTGAGGGAGCTCCTCTGCAAAACGCAGCTGGAGCACCCCCCTGACAACACACCCAGCTTTGACAGCCTGTACTGCCAAGTGAGCGTCACGCTTCGGGGCGGCAGCACCATCAGCGACCGCTGCGCTACCTTCTACGGGCACTGGAGGAAACCTCTGGAAAAGGAAGACTTGGAGAAAAAGTTTCAATCCAATGTGCTCAACATCCTGCCCACAGAAGCCATGGAAGGCATTATAGAGACTGTGTACAACCTGGAAAAAGTAGAGGACTGTTCTGTATTAAGTACATTTCTATCAGGACAGTCTGCTAGAGCACTTCCAGAGAAGCTGCGCTTCCTCTGA
- the LOC131554586 gene encoding glutamine amidotransferase-like class 1 domain-containing protein 3, mitochondrial: MGKRVALVLAGCGVFDGSEIHEASAALVHLSRGGAEVKIFAPNIEQRDVVNHLKGSPAEEKRNVLVESARLARGNIQDLAELKASEFDAVIFPGGFGVAKNLCSWAVDGKNCTVNEHVNSTLQAFHSAKKPIGLCCISPVLAAKVFPGCEVTVGQDKNVDGRFPDAETASAIAELGCKHICKNVNESHVDKANKIVTTCAFMCKAPLHEIFDGIGTMVQEVLKLA; this comes from the exons ATGGGCAAGCGGGTGGCGCTGGTGCTCGCCGGCTGCGGCGTCTTCGATGGCAGCGAGATTCACGAGGCCTCGGCGGCGCTGGTGCACCTGAGCCGCGGCGGCGCGGAG GTGAAGATATTTGCCCCCAATATTGAGCAAAGGGATGTAGTCAATCACCTAAAAGGAAGTCCagcagaagagaagagaaatgtGTTAGTTGAAAGTGCCAGGTTGGCAAGGGGAAACATTCAGGATTTGGCTGAACTGAAAGCTAGTGAATTTGATGCTGTCATTTTCCCTG GTGGTTTTGGTGTAGCAAAGAATCTGTGTTCCTGGGCTGTAGATGGCAAGAACTGTACTGTCAACGAGCATGTGAACTCCACACTCCAGGCCTTCCACAGTGCTAAAAAGCCCATTGGTTTGTGCTGCATATCACCAGTTCTGGCAGCCAAAGtctttcctggctgtgaggTTACAGTTGGTCAGGATAAAAACGTAGATGGAAG ATTTCCTGATGCTGAAACGGCATCTGCTATAGCAGAGCTTGGATGTAAGCACATTTGCAAAAATGTAAATGAATCCCATGTGGATAAAGCCAATAAAATAGTTACTACCTGTGCTTTCATGTGCAAAGCTCCTCTGCATGAAATCTTTGACGGAATTGGAACAATGGTACAAGAAGTCCTGAAGCTTGCCTGA